In the genome of Pseudomonas sp. LBUM920, one region contains:
- the flgD gene encoding flagellar hook assembly protein FlgD, producing the protein MAIVDTTSTTPNTPVQDLFNSKVKTATDNSGLASAASAATGNQALGKDAFLQLLVTQLKNQNPLSPQDNGAFVAQLAQFSSLEGINTLNDSVNAISSNFSSSQALQASSLVGRSIITQTDKAMVDTSKSMTGSVAVTAATGNVSVKITDKDGNVVRTLDMGAQSAGDSSFIWDGKDDKGEVAPAGTYTFAASTKNDTGDSVALLTSLPATVTSVTLSKTGGEMLLNLAGGMGSVKLSQIQTIGT; encoded by the coding sequence ATGGCCATTGTTGATACCACTTCTACGACACCCAACACGCCGGTTCAGGACCTTTTCAACTCCAAGGTCAAGACCGCGACAGACAACAGCGGCCTCGCTTCGGCGGCCAGCGCGGCCACCGGTAACCAGGCGCTGGGTAAAGATGCATTCCTGCAGCTGCTGGTCACCCAGCTGAAAAACCAGAACCCGCTGTCGCCACAGGACAACGGCGCGTTTGTGGCCCAGCTGGCTCAGTTCAGCAGCCTGGAAGGCATCAATACCCTGAACGACTCGGTAAATGCGATTTCCAGCAACTTCAGTTCCTCGCAAGCGCTGCAGGCATCGTCGCTGGTCGGGCGTTCGATCATCACCCAGACCGACAAGGCCATGGTTGATACCAGCAAGAGCATGACCGGCTCGGTGGCGGTGACCGCGGCGACGGGCAACGTCTCCGTGAAGATCACCGACAAAGACGGCAATGTGGTCCGCACCCTCGACATGGGCGCCCAAAGCGCCGGTGATTCCAGCTTTATCTGGGATGGCAAGGACGACAAAGGCGAGGTCGCCCCCGCCGGGACTTATACCTTCGCGGCCAGCACCAAAAATGATACGGGCGACTCGGTTGCCTTGTTGACCTCGCTGCCGGCAACAGTGACCAGCGTGACGTTGAGCAAGACCGGCGGCGAAATGCTGCTCAACCTTGCCGGCGGCATGGGCAGCGTCAAGCTGTCGCAAATTCAGACTATCGGTACATAG
- the flgC gene encoding flagellar basal body rod protein FlgC gives MSLASVFNIAGSGMSAQTTRLNTVASNIANAETVSSSIDQTYRARHPVFATMFQDGQSGQSGSGDSLFQNQDAAGQGVQVLGVVEDQSNLEARYEPNHPAANEKGYVYYPNVNVVEEMADMISASRSFQTNAEMMNTAKTMMQKVLTLGQ, from the coding sequence ATGTCCTTAGCCAGTGTTTTCAATATTGCCGGCAGTGGCATGAGCGCGCAGACCACGCGCCTGAACACCGTCGCCAGTAACATCGCCAACGCCGAGACCGTGTCTTCGAGCATTGACCAGACCTACCGTGCCCGTCACCCGGTGTTCGCCACCATGTTTCAGGACGGCCAGAGTGGCCAGAGCGGTAGTGGCGACTCGCTGTTCCAGAACCAGGATGCCGCAGGCCAGGGCGTGCAGGTGCTTGGCGTGGTCGAAGACCAAAGCAATCTGGAAGCCCGCTACGAACCCAACCATCCCGCCGCGAACGAAAAGGGTTACGTGTACTACCCCAACGTCAACGTGGTCGAGGAAATGGCCGACATGATTTCCGCCAGCCGCTCGTTCCAAACCAACGCGGAAATGATGAACACCGCCAAAACCATGATGCAGAAGGTCCTGACCCTGGGTCAGTGA
- the flgB gene encoding flagellar basal body rod protein FlgB, with product MSISFDKALGIHEQALGFRAQRAEVLANNIANADTPNYKARDLDFSAVLAAQQDKTKNGTFALNMTNSRHIEAQGLSNGDESLLYRTPMQPSIDQNTVDAQLEQSAYAENSVNFQASFTLLNSKFKGLMSALRGE from the coding sequence ATGAGCATCAGCTTCGATAAAGCGCTCGGTATCCACGAACAAGCCCTGGGCTTCCGCGCCCAGCGTGCCGAAGTCCTGGCCAACAACATTGCCAACGCCGACACCCCGAACTACAAGGCTCGGGACCTGGACTTCTCTGCCGTGCTCGCCGCACAGCAGGACAAGACCAAGAACGGCACCTTCGCCTTGAACATGACCAACAGCCGTCATATCGAAGCGCAAGGCTTGAGCAATGGTGACGAGTCGTTGCTGTATCGCACGCCGATGCAGCCATCGATCGACCAGAACACCGTCGACGCCCAGCTGGAGCAATCGGCCTACGCCGAAAACTCGGTGAACTTCCAGGCCAGCTTCACCCTGCTCAACAGCAAATTCAAAGGGCTGATGTCAGCCCTGCGTGGAGAGTAA
- the cheR gene encoding protein-glutamate O-methyltransferase CheR, translating into MSTGNLDFEQFRVFLEKACGILLGENKQYLVSSRLNKLMEQQGIKSLGELVQRIQGQPRSGLKEMVVDAMTTNETLWFRDTYPFEVLKNKVLPEAIKASPGQRLRIWSAACSSGQEPYSISMSIDEFERTNMGQLKAGAQIVATDLSGTMLTNCKTGEYDSLALGRGLSQERLQRYFDPKGAGRWAVKAPIKSRVEFRSFNLLDSYASLGKFDMVFCRNVLIYFSAEVKKDILLRIHGTLKRGGYLFLGASEALNGLPDHYQMVQCSPGIIYQAK; encoded by the coding sequence TTGTCTACGGGTAATTTGGATTTCGAACAGTTCCGGGTCTTCCTGGAAAAAGCCTGTGGCATATTGCTCGGTGAAAACAAGCAGTACCTGGTATCCAGCCGTCTCAACAAACTGATGGAGCAGCAGGGCATCAAGTCCCTGGGCGAGTTGGTCCAGCGCATTCAGGGCCAGCCGCGCAGTGGGCTCAAGGAAATGGTGGTGGATGCCATGACCACCAACGAAACCCTGTGGTTTCGGGATACCTACCCCTTCGAAGTGCTCAAGAACAAAGTGCTGCCGGAGGCCATCAAGGCCAGTCCGGGCCAGCGCTTGCGTATCTGGTCGGCCGCTTGCTCCTCGGGGCAGGAACCGTACTCGATCTCGATGTCCATCGACGAGTTCGAGCGCACTAACATGGGCCAGTTGAAGGCCGGGGCGCAGATTGTCGCCACTGACTTGTCCGGCACCATGCTCACCAATTGCAAGACCGGTGAGTACGACAGCCTGGCCTTGGGCCGCGGTTTGTCTCAGGAGCGCCTGCAACGTTACTTCGACCCCAAAGGGGCGGGACGCTGGGCGGTCAAGGCACCGATCAAGAGCCGGGTAGAGTTTCGTTCGTTCAACCTGCTCGACAGCTACGCCAGCCTGGGCAAGTTCGACATGGTGTTCTGCCGCAACGTGCTGATCTATTTCTCGGCCGAAGTGAAGAAAGACATCCTGTTGCGCATCCACGGCACGCTCAAGCGTGGTGGGTACCTGTTCCTCGGTGCGTCCGAGGCGCTGAACGGGTTGCCGGACCATTACCAGATGGTGCAGTGCAGTCCCGGTATCATTTACCAGGCCAAGTGA
- a CDS encoding chemotaxis protein CheV has product MAGVMDSVNQRTQLVGQNRLELLLFRLDGKQLYGINVFKVREVLQCPKLTIMPKSSPVVCGVANIRGATIPILDLALATGSAGLQDRQNPFVIITEYNTKTQGFLVRSVERIVNMNWEEIHPPPKGTGRDHYLTAVTRVDNQLVEIIDVEKILAEVAPTSESISVGVVDAETAHKAISLRVLTVDDSSVARKQVSRCLQTVGVEVVALNDGRQALDYLRKLVDEGKKPEEEFLMMISDIEMPEMDGYTLTAEIRNDPRMQKLHIILHTSLSGVFNQAMVKKVGADDFLAKFRPDDLASRVVDRIKAADHG; this is encoded by the coding sequence ATGGCAGGAGTAATGGATTCAGTAAACCAGCGCACACAGCTGGTAGGGCAGAATCGCCTGGAGTTGTTGCTTTTTCGCCTGGACGGCAAGCAGCTGTATGGCATCAACGTGTTTAAAGTGCGGGAAGTGTTGCAGTGTCCCAAGCTGACGATCATGCCCAAGTCCAGTCCGGTGGTGTGTGGCGTGGCCAACATCCGTGGTGCGACCATCCCCATTCTTGACCTGGCCTTGGCCACCGGCTCTGCGGGGCTGCAGGACCGCCAGAACCCGTTCGTGATCATTACCGAATACAACACCAAGACCCAGGGTTTCCTGGTGCGCTCGGTGGAACGCATCGTCAACATGAACTGGGAAGAAATCCACCCGCCGCCCAAGGGCACGGGGCGCGATCACTACCTGACGGCGGTGACTCGGGTCGATAACCAGTTGGTGGAAATCATCGACGTGGAGAAGATCCTCGCGGAAGTGGCACCGACCTCCGAATCGATTTCGGTGGGCGTCGTCGACGCCGAAACGGCGCACAAGGCAATCTCGCTGCGCGTGCTGACCGTGGACGATTCCTCGGTTGCGCGCAAACAGGTGAGCCGTTGCCTGCAAACCGTCGGCGTGGAAGTGGTGGCCCTCAACGATGGTCGCCAGGCCCTGGATTACCTGCGCAAGCTGGTGGACGAAGGCAAGAAGCCGGAAGAAGAATTTTTGATGATGATCTCCGACATCGAGATGCCGGAAATGGATGGCTACACGCTCACGGCCGAGATACGCAACGATCCACGCATGCAAAAACTGCATATCATCCTGCATACTTCGTTGTCGGGCGTATTCAATCAGGCGATGGTCAAGAAGGTCGGTGCCGATGACTTTCTGGCCAAATTCCGCCCTGATGACCTGGCATCCCGGGTAGTCGACCGGATCAAGGCAGCAGATCACGGCTAA
- the flgA gene encoding flagellar basal body P-ring formation chaperone FlgA: MNLKTTVSRRIPRYRRVVCVWLALLALGAGTTARADNVTLPDLLIGVTQGFLEFTVEDYLATTQAPGRYEIQVNPLDPRLRMPMCDKELTATLESPAQPIGRVTVKVRCDGASPWTVFVPAQVKLFRDVVVVTRPLKRTGIIGFEDVALRERDISSINQGYLTSVDQAVGQKLTRPMVTDQVITLVHLEQAEVIRKGDQVVISASSGGLTVKMPGEALSNGGMSEQIRVKNLNSNRVIKAQVMAPGQVEVAL, encoded by the coding sequence ATGAACCTTAAAACGACAGTTTCCCGACGCATCCCACGCTACCGCAGAGTTGTCTGCGTCTGGCTGGCATTGCTTGCCTTGGGCGCAGGCACCACGGCCCGTGCAGATAATGTCACCTTGCCTGATCTCCTTATCGGCGTCACTCAAGGCTTTCTTGAATTCACTGTAGAAGATTATCTGGCGACCACGCAGGCGCCGGGGCGTTATGAAATTCAGGTGAACCCGCTGGACCCGCGCCTGCGCATGCCCATGTGCGACAAGGAATTGACAGCCACGCTGGAAAGCCCCGCCCAGCCCATCGGCCGCGTGACGGTCAAAGTGCGCTGCGACGGCGCCTCGCCCTGGACCGTGTTCGTCCCGGCGCAGGTCAAACTGTTTCGTGATGTAGTGGTTGTCACACGCCCGCTCAAACGGACGGGCATCATCGGGTTTGAAGACGTTGCGCTGCGTGAACGGGATATCAGCTCGATCAATCAGGGTTATCTCACCTCGGTGGACCAGGCCGTCGGGCAAAAACTTACCCGACCAATGGTCACCGACCAAGTGATTACGCTGGTGCATCTGGAACAGGCCGAGGTGATTCGCAAGGGCGACCAGGTGGTGATTTCCGCCAGCAGTGGCGGGCTGACGGTAAAGATGCCGGGCGAGGCGCTGTCCAATGGCGGCATGAGCGAACAGATTCGGGTCAAAAACCTCAATTCCAATCGCGTGATCAAGGCACAGGTGATGGCGCCAGGCCAAGTCGAGGTCGCTTTATAG
- the flgM gene encoding flagellar biosynthesis anti-sigma factor FlgM yields the protein MVIDFSRLNNTPALPGNTRTSGAKDSVEAKAQPAPAKTEQAGASQSGESVHLSNEAQQLQKVTDSLRDQPVVNKARVAELKQAIADGSYKVDSNRVASKLLNFEAER from the coding sequence ATGGTCATCGATTTCAGTCGTTTGAATAACACCCCGGCATTGCCCGGCAATACGCGCACCAGCGGTGCCAAGGACAGCGTAGAAGCCAAGGCCCAGCCAGCGCCCGCCAAGACCGAACAGGCCGGCGCCAGCCAGAGCGGGGAATCGGTTCACCTGAGCAATGAGGCTCAACAGTTGCAAAAGGTCACTGACTCGCTGCGCGACCAGCCGGTTGTCAATAAAGCCCGTGTGGCCGAGTTGAAACAGGCCATCGCCGATGGCAGCTATAAAGTCGACAGCAACCGTGTAGCCAGCAAGCTGCTCAACTTCGAAGCCGAGCGCTAG
- a CDS encoding flagella synthesis protein FlgN, which yields MHHDEHLLQLIIDDLAPTQHLLELLKEESLALYGRDMRLLEEILARKQSLIVLLEQHGKKRSEILVSLGLPADHDGLAQLASHSSVGDQLLAQSTALNQLLAQCQEANLLNGQSIQLQQATTANQLRILHGGEPPALYNAQGSTSRLVKPSTRSQA from the coding sequence ATGCACCACGACGAACATTTGCTTCAACTGATCATTGATGATCTGGCGCCGACGCAACATCTGCTCGAGCTGCTAAAGGAAGAATCCCTGGCCCTGTATGGCCGGGACATGCGCTTGCTGGAAGAAATCCTGGCGCGCAAGCAGTCGCTGATTGTGCTGCTTGAACAGCATGGCAAAAAGCGTAGCGAAATTCTTGTCAGCCTGGGCCTCCCGGCTGATCACGACGGCCTCGCACAACTGGCCAGCCACTCTTCGGTGGGCGATCAGTTGCTGGCGCAGAGCACCGCACTTAATCAATTGCTTGCCCAGTGCCAGGAAGCCAACCTGCTCAACGGTCAGTCGATCCAGCTGCAGCAAGCGACGACTGCCAACCAGTTGCGCATACTTCACGGCGGAGAACCCCCGGCGCTGTACAACGCCCAGGGTTCCACCTCGCGCCTGGTCAAGCCAAGCACCCGCAGCCAAGCCTGA
- a CDS encoding flagellar brake protein, producing the protein MFNALNAEDAPQPPKVLTTPLEIASTLRMLQESHDPLIITFHERSQRFQSYLVDVDRDSKTLILDEMIPRDGERYLENGEPFRIEGFHDGVRVAWESNGTLTISEKDGHRIYTGSMPDEVVYHQRRNAFRAALKLAQLVSIELGGEKLKAPISGKLLDISATGCKLRFEGDISERLQLGQVYDRFIAALPFGSMTTSVELRYLHFEDKINTTFAGVRFHNMSGLVQRQVERFVYQLQREARRFDKDDDL; encoded by the coding sequence GTGTTCAACGCCCTTAATGCGGAAGATGCTCCGCAGCCACCCAAGGTGCTCACCACGCCTCTGGAAATCGCCAGCACATTGCGGATGCTGCAAGAAAGCCATGATCCACTGATCATTACATTCCATGAACGCAGCCAGCGCTTTCAGAGCTACCTGGTGGACGTTGACCGGGACAGCAAGACGCTGATCCTGGACGAAATGATTCCGCGTGACGGTGAACGCTACCTCGAGAATGGCGAACCTTTCCGCATCGAAGGCTTCCACGATGGCGTACGCGTCGCCTGGGAAAGCAACGGCACACTGACCATCAGTGAAAAAGACGGCCACCGCATCTACACCGGCAGCATGCCCGACGAGGTGGTCTACCACCAACGCCGCAATGCCTTTCGCGCGGCGTTGAAGCTGGCACAACTGGTCAGCATCGAATTGGGCGGCGAGAAGCTCAAGGCGCCGATCAGCGGCAAGCTCCTGGACATTTCCGCCACCGGCTGCAAATTGCGCTTTGAAGGCGACATTTCCGAGCGCCTGCAACTGGGCCAGGTCTATGACCGTTTTATTGCCGCCCTGCCCTTTGGCAGCATGACCACCTCTGTCGAGCTGCGTTACCTGCACTTCGAAGACAAGATCAACACCACCTTCGCCGGTGTGCGCTTTCACAACATGAGCGGACTGGTGCAGCGCCAGGTGGAGCGGTTTGTGTACCAACTGCAGCGCGAAGCGCGACGCTTTGACAAGGACGACGATCTTTAA